The sequence CTACAATGATGGCACATAATCCTTTTACACAAGAAGTAAAATTAAGGAATCATAGGTAACCTGTGAATTGGGCAGGGGCCTCCCTTTCCAAGGCTTCTGCAGAACCAGGAAGATGATAGAAGCTGGGACCAGAcaactgaaaataaaagctattACTGAATCTCCTTGATGGGATAGATAGTGGTACATGGAGTAGACGGACCAGATCCTCATGAAATTGCCAATAACATGTATTATTTGCAATGGAGTGTGcctacaaaataaataaatatgacaAATGTTACTCAAAATGATCCACAAGTACAGCATTTGAGGAAAATAAAGTGAAATGTGTCACAGAAGAAACTTAAAAAATGCTTGCTCataagaatcaaaaaaaaatgttacaaGAGCTTAGACATAATATTATTCGCAGGCATGATTTCACCAAGTCTCAATTGAATGAAAAAGATAGTTTATCCAAGAAATTAGGTGTCAGTATATAATAGTCTATATGGTAACAGAAAAATACAAGCTACCATTGTAATGTGAGTCTAATTATGACATTCTAGAACATAGATAAAAGTTCATAAAAATAATATGCAATAATAAAAAAGAGACACAGAAAGGGTAACAGATGGATTTGTACATGATCAAACAAAGTTGTAGTGCTGAGGAATAACTTAGCAGTTAGCATCATGTAATagttcaaataaaaaataaataccatGGCCACTTTTTTAAGCCTTGACTATCAGTGCAGTCACCTGACCTCCCCAGAGTAGAAAATGTTTCTCCTTCCAGTGAATCTCATATCATTAACATCAAAATTTTACTAATAAAaattattctctctctctctccctctctctctctccaaactTCCCAAAGTTGCATGAGGGAAGATATTCTAGATAGCTACACTTTCTATTCCAGAAATTAGTCAGTTCCAGGCAAATATTTAGTCCTGTACATAAAAGTGGGTTAAAGAAACCTGGTCAACTTACAGGCACCAGATTGTCCAAACAGTCAGAAAAACAGTAGCAGCTGGTCTGATGGTTCATCCTTAACAAGGCATGACATTTTCTCCCAAGTTAGTTGGGCCTCCTATTTGCAAGTTCTTTATTATCAAATTATACCCATAATAGTTCTGCAGACAAAAATTTAACTCAAGCTACAATAAGTCCCTGCAAATGTCTAACAGCTAAACAAGATTGGACAAAAACAAGCCAACAACTTCCTCTCTCTCATCTTCCATCTCTGATTTTCTCACATTTGCTCTCCCTTTCCATACATCCCAAAACCCCttattgaaaatataaaaaggAAATTCTATTAACTCAAACGAGGCTAAACAAAGTTGGTTAATGAGACAGTAAGAAGCTTTCCCAGGTTAGCCAGAATATAAGGTAACGAAGAAGAAATCCCTAAAGTTGCCAAATCCTAGCACCATGTGGTCCAAGGTAGTACAAGCAGAAAAATCTTTCTCCTTCAGCCCAATCAAAAGCTTGTCCAAAGACCATCTTGCGATAGATAATCTAAAGGAATCTGGAATATGTAACCATGTTTTAGAAATTGTCATTCCAAAAATTCCAAAAAACAACATAAGTGGCAATGCTTATCCACTACTTGGATCCTTCACTTTCTTATTTCTGAAAGTCAAGAAAGACCAGAAATTTCTAAAATTCCAAAATTGGCAACAAAGGATATGAGAAAAGGCTGCAAAGATCTCACTCTTACAAACATCCAATTCGCAAAGGAAATAACCTTGGAGAGATTCTAATATTTGTTTTCTTAATATTAATGTATGATTTAAAGTTCATAGCAAAAGATATTGCTCAAATGACAAGTCTCTACATAGTAtcatttagaagaaaaaaatccatTCCTTCTATTCATTACATATATAGACAGTGTGCAACAAACTTTAAGCAAATGCTCAACGAAGTGGTCAATTTTGTTTCAATGTCAGTGTTTTTCTAAATACCAATCTATGCTTATAGTCTATTGCATAAGATAATAGATAAAAATAATGGAAAGTCCATACTTATCAGAATGAAAAGATAATATAAAATCTGTCCCTTCCTCCCATTATACATGAAAATAATCAAAGCTTAATATGCTGGTCTCCTTTAGTGGCATAATAAAAGATCTAGGATGACCTCAATACAAGACTACCTACGTGATGTGTATACTTTGCATAATCACTCCCACAAGCCTCAAGGTATTTATCAAGAGTAACTCAAGATACAATGCAAGACAAAGCTCAATGCAGTCTTTTAAAACAGTGATATGAGTATCCATTTCCAGGAAGTGATTTTCCAACATGTTGGTTGACAAGGTGAAATTTAAAAGAAGAATTACATACATAActgacaatttatttgaggatagTAATTTGAACAATTAAACTCCTATTCCAAGCAATCCCCTAAAGTCAAAAGAACTTGGCAACACAATAGTGAGAAGTCAATTGCATATTATAGATAGAAATTTTCAAACGAACCTATGCGACATGTAAAACAGCTTGCGGAAATGTTGATGGAATTAAGCAAGCATTCTCTATTTTCGACAATAATTTACTGCAGACACAACCATTTTGTAATTTGTTAAGAAGTGgaaacaacttaagcaaatcTAGAGGACCTATAGATTTTTACTTCTAGTTGATATGTCCTGCATGTAATTATATATGCATAAATTATCGCTTTGTTTTCTTCCAGGTCCATGCTGATGGGACAACACACGGATGACGATGACAACCTTATGTAACACCAATATTGCAAAACATCTAGAGCACCAACTTGCACTAACCGATTATTTTTAGTGCTTCAAACCTCCTAAATTTTCACTTTGCCATCACCTTAAGCAAGAATATCCTCTCTGTTTTTCACCTTGCATTTTTTTACATCAGATAAACTTTCCCCTATGAATGCAATTACTGTATCAATGGATTGATTTGGCTCAACCTTTCATACAAGGAAGCAATGCTCCATCCAAATATGTTTGGTCTAACAATAGGCCAGATTTGTTGAACATGTAGCCACCAGCACATCCTCCCAATACGCAAATGGCCCCAACACCCAAATGATAGATTTTTAGGTAAAAAGCCTAATGTAATTGGAATCAATTGGTAATACTTGGATTGTTCAGTTATTGGAATCAATGGGCATCAACTGTCATCCTTGATCCCTAAAAAATTCTTTCCAATCAAAGGGTCAACTACAGGTCTACAATGATGGGCATTTTGTCACACTTATGGTTTCTAGTCCCTTCAGGATCCAAATCATGGTCTCAAGACTCTCCTCTTGAAACTCATATATCTCCACAGCTAGCTAGTGGATGCCTTGGCATCTATTTTTCATTTATGTACCAAAGAACGTTCGAGGTGAAAAAAGACCCACATGACTGAGGCTCTCATTCTCCACATATACAAACAACCTTTTAAGGgtaaaagaaatatatattgatataatacAAAGGGAAAAGTTTTCCAAGCAAATAGGCTGCCCTTTGAGCTCAatatatgaaaaatattataatcaTCTGAATGTACAGCCCCAATTCCAGTCCGGCAAAAAATGGTAACTTTCATGAAAAATGATAGCTCACAAATCTCTTCCCAGCTAACTGATACAAGAACGAAAAAGTTAGCGTAATATTTTTCCTTAAAAAAGAGACATTCAAGATCATGCGAAGCCCATAAACCTCCCAGAATCATTAATCCAATGTCCATGGAAATCTCATCAGAAATCAGCAGCCAATTATCTCATTGCGTACCGGTAATCCTGCCTGTTGGGATTTTCCGCAGGATTGGGTTAGGATTTACCAAAAGGAAAAATATTACAACCCTATTTAGGCATATTCAAAACTAAAAGAGGAGCGGCGACGACGAGCCAAGAAATGGACCTTTGTACAAATCTTAGACTGTCTAACTTAGAATTTTCCATGTTTAGGTCtaagggcaaaaaaaaaaacaaaaacaaaaaaagaacgaAAAGATCCAAGCAAAAGCGCATTACAAACTAAACTAAAAGGAACAGGAAAAGGAAGTAGAAGGAATTGGGTATTTGCCTGATGGAAGTGGAACGGGAATCAGAGACGGACGGCCTCGGAGACATCATATTGAGATTTCCGTCTGCTCCCAGGGGTTTAATGAGAGATCAAACGAAGGAGAAGACAGCAGAACAAttggatttcttcttccttactGCTGCCGCTGCTCGGCCTTCTTCGGACGATTTCGAGGGGAAGACCCGAGGATGGCCCGGGGTTCAAGAAACGGGCACGCGAAGCCAATCTCGCGTGCGAGGCCTCTCCGATTCCATGTAAAGTGAATCCTGTAGCACGTGAGATGCTCTGAGTTCAGCCTTCTTCAGGGGTAAGCCACCGgagatccaaaaaaaaacaaaccctACATTTCAACGAGATACTTGCGGGCATGAAAGCTAACTCGAGTCCATgtcaccttttttttctttctttctttctttttattattatttttttattttttttatttttttaacagtGGTATCACATATAATGTGTAAAGatataaccaaaaaaaatcaaaaaataaaacatcacGCAGAGCACTAGGCAACTCCGCTTCGCCCATTCATATATGCGCCTCTAAGTGGTTAGCAACAAAGGAGGCCATCCAATCCACAGCCCCATTCACCTCACGGAATACATGTTCCGCCTGAATGACCATCCCATCTTGAACCAAGACTCGAATATTCCTCAGCAGCGGGTAGTAGTCGCCGACCCCCCTAACATCTGCAAAATCCACCTAATGATCGTTGCAGAGTCACCCTTCAAAAGGATCCTCCTCGCCCATAAAGCACGCCTAATATAACACAATCCGGATCCAACCGCTCACAACTCCGCCTCTAGCACCGAGGTGTCAAATAACCGGCATCCTCAAACAGCAATCATTCTTGAATTTGGGCCTCTAACAACAAAGCCCGCATCTCCTCTCATGCAGGACGTAACCAGGGGCGACGTGACaggataatattttaaaatattatatatcacATTTAGATTAGTCTTGATCACAAATAGGTGCAACTCTTATTCCAATTGGTTATAATGCACACGCTTATGCGCCAGAATTATGCAGGTAATATTTTGAAATGCTGTAATATTGATCAACTTGGCTTCAATACGAAGAGATCTCAATAACTACTGAGAAAATAGAACCATGTCGCTCCATACTTCAAAGATCTCGTGCAAGCTTTGGCATCGTCTTTCTGCGATATTCTACATAATTGACCCTGGCTTTTCAACAACTATAGTCCACAACTCTCAAACGTACATAATACTCCAAAAATCTTAAAAGAAATGCTGCAAACTTAATATTTTATCCATAATTTGCATTTGTTATTTATGATAGTCATGTGCAATTCACTGCTCCTGATGATGAGACGAGAATAATGAAAACTGATAAGCCGGACAATCGACACCCCACCAATAGCATGCAATAATCAAGCAATTTTGTAAGCAACGGCAATGTCATGCTCATTTTGTACCATTGAGAGAGTAAGTGACCGTTATAGGGATCAAATAAATAGTTGTAATATTGGTAGTATAATGATGTTTGCAATAAGTATTTGTAATATTCGTAGTATAATGATGAGCAAACAATGTGCAGGGACATGCACAGGAATAACGTTCCCCCATCCTCAATACTCATGAAGAAGGggtaatctttttcttttttagggaTTGAAAAATCTCTGATTCATTGTACATATCTATTTTAGATAGAAATTCCGcgtaaagtaaaaaaaatacaaacgaTCTTGAACTTAAATATCTgaccatacatatatatattacaataaaaaaaagaggatttTCAATGCgagatataaaaatatatttgacaCTTATTTATTCTTAGAATGTCCCAACTAAACTAAACAGTTCTTTGGAAGAAATTATTTTTAGAATACCAATATATCTTTGGGTTAAAACTCCTACAATCTTACTAATCAAGCATTTAGAATTCCCCAAATCTCTAGGAAACTCGTATTCATAGGCTCTTTCTACACTCGAACTCCCCTATCTCATTGATTCTTTAGAGGATGGCACTCTTAGTAGGGCATTCTAAGAATAATAATAACACTGTGGGATAAAGGATCATTATTCCATACTCAAAGATTTAAGGAGTACCTCTGGAGTACCTGTGGAAGATCAAAAAAAGAACAAGCAAATCAACAGGATAAAAGCTTGACAAATTAACAcgtattttcattaaaaaaggatCTGCATCGAGGGCTGAACAAGTGACAACATCCCAGTACATATGAAAGCTCAATACCACCGATGAATACAGAGAGTAGTTTGTATTATAATATAGAGAACTCCTTGAACTGGTAGTCCCTCCATAGATTCACTGGCCGATGGCCACTCTGGCTTCCCAAGATGCAACACATAGTTTAGCTTAGccttgaagatgcaacactacTTTGTTCAGCCTTCCAAGATGCAACACTACTTTGTTCAGCCTTCCAAGATGCAACACTAGTTGGCTGGCTAAGCTGGCTATCCCATGGAAGTCATATTGTTGCTCTACAAGTAGCTTCccacttttccttcttttttattCTATGTTGTGATCTCCCCCATCTCAAAGGTCTCAAAAGATACACTTCGGGCAGGATGACAGAAAACAAGGATAAGTAGAAGAATGAAGAACTACAGCATCAGCAGCTTGCCCCGTCAACAAGCTCCACACTTCTTTGCCCACTAGTTCTCCGTACATGAACTGAACATGACAAAATTAACAAATGATAATAatgatgaagaaagaaaaataaaggacaGCTCTAATCCCATTTGCATGCATAAAGATAACAGAACCAAGTGGTGTGGCTCGCTAGGATGCAGACTTGAACCTCATTACTTCAGCTTAAGAAAGTTTATGTTCtgatgaaaataaataatagaGATGTTAGTTTGACTTGGAAACAAGAAAGCACTACAACTACAACCTGAATCCTCATATCATTCACCAAGAGACATCATTCCAATACGTCTCTAAGCTTCAGAGCATGTGACAGTACTTTATTGTATGTGGTGGCTGGACAGCTAATTAAGTTTTAAAGAATTCCATCATTAATCAACAGGTGATATTACGTCATTGCCAATGTATATTTAAATGTATTGATTCTATTTGACTCACGCTTAACTAATGGCACAATAACAATGTAACATGACATGTGAATTCCTCTAGTGATGCATAATTATATCAGTCATAGTCTCATGGACATTCATCTTCACTTACTCGTCATACATACTAATACCCCCTCTCAAGCTGTAGAATAGAATCAATTATGCTCAGTTTGAAACTAATAATCTTCAACCATACATACAGAACAGGTTTAGTTAGCATATCAAGCAACTGAGATCAGACATGGCAAGGTGCAGTAATCTATTAACAGACCAGTACAAAAGACCCGGTTGCTAGCCATGTGAACAACACCTGTTTGTAacatagaaaaatagaaaagggatagataGTGAAACCAAAATGCCAATCTCAAACAGAAGTGATATGAGCCAAATCGGCTTGTGCATAGCTAAAGCAGTTGCCCAATTTTCAGCTTCCGCATTAGATCCATCCTCCCAATCACACATGTACAGATATACAATATCCGGATGCCGATATTCTAGCAAAAGGGAAGTACAGTTTGTGGTGCCAAATAGGTCCAGAATTGTGTGCTTGGTTTGCATGCATGAGCATGAATAAAGTGCCTGAAGCACTTGTGTACATGCACATAGATTGCGCATGGCTTCAGGTGAGTTCATTGCAAGCTTGAGACTCCAGCAATAACACAATGCATTCTCAATCACGCGGATACTTTGTTTTAACTTTTAGCAACTTGAACCTAATACAACAGTAAACCTAAATTAAGTCAGAAAGCAGGTCCAAATAATGTCTGAACCACTTGCAGGTCTAGAATGTGGTCTGCAACAAGGCTGCTCCATGGTTAAGTCCAGTCCTCGGCTACTCATGCTGCTTGCTTTGTACCTAACTAAAGATGCAAGAGGGTAAAAAGATTCATACCCAAAGCAGCATTTTTCATAATATGTACCCCATTCAAGTTCCAACAATTCATGATGTACTAATAAGAATTCATGGGGACAGTTCGCAGAGTAAActtaaaaatagaacctttCTAAGTGGATTTGAAAGCAAGAAAGCAGATTTTATACAATTATCTAGTGTGGATCTAAGGGTTAAAAGCAAGAAGTTTGTAGATTGAACAAGATAGACACAAAATGCACCTCAATGCTGACAAACCAACAAAGGGCCTTGAATTCTGTAAGAGCAATCGCCACCTCGGGCTTATGGTTACAATCCTTATAGGGTTTGGCCTTGTCTTGTGCAACATTGTAGCTAATTCCTTGTCGGGGTGGGCCTGTGTCGATAATGCCTTGGCTACCGATAGAACCTGGATCACAAACTGACCACAATAAATTCAAAGAAACCTAgaataaagaaacaaaaatgaatttaaaaaaaaaaaaaaagaaacacagGAATTTGGAAATTAGGatagaggagaaggaaagaaactACCTTGAACAAGAAGGGAAGATCATTCCCCCACCTCTCCACGACCTTCTCTCCCAGCATGCTAGGGTTCTCCGCAATGCACGACTTCAAGGCAACAAGATCGAGGTTTGGACCTTCCGGCTCGTGCAGGACCACGAAGGGCGGCCCAGACTCGTGATTTCCCATCCAGAACTCGGCATAGGGCTTGTTCGGCTCGATCTCCGCCACGGAAATCCTGGAGGCGGGCCTCGCGACCCATTCATCACCGAGGCGCCCTGGACCGAGCATCTCAGCCGCAGGGGCCTCGTCGAGGCCTCCATTTCCGGGTCCTCTGCTCAAGCGAGACGCCTAAAACCCTAGTAAGTAGAAAGCGGCAGCGAGAAGAAGCGGAGGAGGATACCCTTTTGGAAGCTCCTTTATGCGAAGTTCCGCCACCTTTTTTGCCCCTTGGAACCCTGAAGAACTTTTCCGCCCCTCATCATTTTGATCTACTTCCTCCAATGCAATGCCGGCCCTGATTCCACTCGCCATATGGAAATAAAAATGGGAAAAATTAGTATAtaattttttggtaaaaaattattaaatcaCTTCAAAGCAAATACATGCATGTAAATAATCTTGCGACGCTTACAAGTACTATGTACAATTTTTAACTCATGATACATCTACTATTCCACTTCATGTTTAGATCAATCGGAAATGACGTCTTCGGGTGAATTGGTCATAATTTACATTGGCGTTTACAACTTTTTGCCGCCAATAATCTCTTCTGTTACATTAACCATAGTGTCGTGTCTCTACTTTTCGAATCAAAGTCTTCGGTTTAGACTTACCTGAACTACGAACCAATGCACATATTGGAGATTACacctttttatcttttctttttttttttttctatataccATTCTAGCATGAGTGCAATCAGTAAAATTaagtgaaaaaaaagagaaagcggTGCAAGGATATCCTCCTGATAAGACCAAAGAATTTTTCTTGAATGTTAAGCAGTCAAGGAGGCAACTCAGCCAACAATTGATACTTTTGATAAAGATCATAAATAACTGTTAGATGGAGTATCTAATTTAGTTTCCATTTGTGACTCTCGGAGAGCAAGTGTTTTAAGAGAGGTCTGGGTGTTTTCATTGTTAGTTTGGGCAGATGCAGTTTGATTCTAGCTTTGAGTGCGCTAATCTTTATGATGATTTCTATGATTCAATAACAAAGTATCTATCCATCCAATAAATGATAACACAGTTTACACAGATGACGTGAAAATTACTAATCAATAATTAATAATGCCCAAGACATACTAGAACATATATTTAACTGATTAAGGAATAACAGTAAACCAATTGCAACCAGGCAAGATAATGTTTCTGATGAGTACTTTGACATGAAAAGACACCCTGATAACATCAATGTTCTGATCATTGGCATTTCACAGTTTGCCTAATGAATGCTAAACGTATAGCTTTTCTATGCTTTTTTTCTATTAGATACTGGAACTGATATCATTAGGAAATAAGAATATATTGCTGTGGTGTATGAGCAAGCCTAGAGGTATAGAAACATTTGTTGTGCCTTGCTAAAAAATCCCTGTTCATTGTTACCACCGTTGGCAAGATAATTTCCCTGTAACTGGTCTGTAGAACTTCTTTGCCCTATTTCCTAGGCAAACAACAAGCCTCTCTCCCGCTTTCTAGATAAAGCAGTAAAAATTTCCTGGTGCAAAAGCTGCAGCAGTTCATAAGCAACTTCTTTAGCTGCGCCACCAGCTTCAATGTTTTGCTTAGAGGACAGGCAGCGAGCTGGTGGAAGGGCTCTCTCCTTGGGTGGAAATGGAGAGCTGTAAGTATGGCAATTTCATTTTGTACATATCTCAATTTCAATGTGCAAGTTTGCCTCCATAATCGTGAACAGTTACAATATGCACAAGGTCATATGCCAATAGTTAAATCAAAATGAAAACGACAGTAAAAAATCATGAAGCAGTGTTCATCATCGTGCTAATGTTCCCACTTTTTTTGGCTGAGGATGCTGAATTATGGATTTCCCTTGCCTGCATTTTGTGCCGGATTTTCATCAAATAATTTGCAAAGTGTCGTCATCAAGTATTGTTATTAATAAGATTATAAAATCGGACTTTTATCTTCCAATAACATTGTCAATGCTTGTTAATCGAGCTTCCAATGACAACCTCATGTCAAGTATCCAAATTTATGTGCTTAAAAAAAATGGACAAATACCTAAAACAACAGGAAGTTATGACAACCAGCAAACAGAAAATGTTGCCGAGTATAAACACAGACACATAGCATCAAGCCATCAGCACTGCATAACAAGTCTCAGATTTGCATAGGCAACTTATTTTAAGAATAGAACCAAGGTTTATGACTACAAGCATTACATGAAACAGAATGCCCATAAGATGTTCCCAAACAACAAGAAGGAACAATATAAGATAGTTCAAAAATATTCAAGGTATCATACATAGCAACCCTGCAGCCATATCTGTGACAGCTTAATTTTTAACAGTAGTCGCATGCTTCAAAAGCATGTAAACAACATCATTGGAAATGCTTGCTGCCTGTGACTTCAGGTGCTGGATCTTCATATCAGTTTCTTGTTCGAGGCGCTTAACATTGGCACCGGAGTCCCCACTACTCTGTTTGATTTCAGAAAATAACAAAGCTAAGTTAGAGGACCGACAAATCCAAAGACAACATAAAAGTTGGACTGGTATTTACCTCTGCAACCTTCCTCTGAAATTCAGCTTCCATTTGGGCACGATATTCAGCAATCTCCTTTTCAGCCTCTTCTTTAGCCTGCTTTAGCCGGGCCATTTTTGCTGCTCAAAAAATATTACAATCAGTTCCTTTCTCAATCAAGGAAGCAAGTAGATCAAAGAGCTCCGTTTTCATCATGTTGTGATGccagaaatttaaaaaataataaaaaaaagaccgGACGGGGGAGGGATCAACAAAATAAACTTCTACAAATGCAATGTGCAACACAATGTCTATCATGAATGTGCTCCAGatccttttattattatttttttaacgaAGCCGGGtcttggtgcaatggtaagaTTGCTCCATTGGGAATTGAGTGTTACATATTTGAAACATGGTAACAGCCTCTCCGAACATAAAACTGCATACTTCTGACCAAGGATTACTGTCGGAACTGGAGCCCAGACTGGTTACCTGGCGGCACGGTCAGTACAGCCCCGTGTCGTTCGTGCCAGGcccgtaccgacacagtagaggaggcaggggagagggagaacgggagagagaggaaaagagagagaaaaggggaaGAGTGGGAGGGAGGCCAACAGAGGGTTGGCGAGCCGcgaagaggaggcggaggagcttTGCCTCCAGTTCCCCTGTTTCGAACAGAGGAGACacccttttatttttgcaatttttaagtgaaagtcGGCAAACACCTTGCCGAttttacttaatttttttttaagtgaagtcaacaagggaatttttttttaagtgaagtcggaaaGTTTGCCGACTTTCACttaaaaatagcaaaaataaaaagaggccCCCTCCAGGACCCTTGTTTCGAACAAAATAGGAGAACCGGAGACGGAGCCCCTCCTCCATGCGGCGCCTCCCCGACGCTCCACCGGCCGgcctccacctctctctctctctctctctctctctctctctctctctctctctctctctatgtgtgtgtgtgtgtgtgtgtgtttctctcttttcttctcattCTCCCCCTCTAACGCCGATTTCTTGTTTTGGTTGTCAAAATCATCCCGATTTGCCATCGATACGGCTTGGTACGCCCCAAACCGGAAGGTTCGGGATAGTTTTGTCGACCATGCTGCTAACTCTTCCTAGACCCCATAGTGGCGGGAGTCTCGTGCAATAGCATGCCTTCTTTAGACACTAATGGAATGCAAGGCATCAATGATTCTTGTATACTCATAAGCCTGAATGAAATATATAATTCTATAACAAAAaggtcagagagagagagagagagagcaggttGTTCACTGGCATGAATTTTAAACAGCTACCTAAACAATAGATAACCAAATATGGAGATCAAATTACATAACTACCATTGGAAAATCATTAGAATGAGGGAGCTTTGTGTCAAGTATAGAAAATTTACAAAAGGTATCAGACGACTATGATATACAGAAATAAACAAAGCATGGAAGAAAAGCAAGAAACAAATGAAATGGTCAATCAAGGGAATTGCAAGAAAGAAATCACCTAAAATGAGATAGCTCGGCCATAGGAACTTCAGAAATAACCTAGTAAAGCACTAACGAACCAGTGGATAAAGGCAATCATTTATATTCTCAAATACCAGGAATTCCATACATTGAGTAATTCTTAGGGGATAGAACAGTGGATAAAGGCAATTGCAGCAAATAATTTACCTAAAAAAGCAAATGGAGCCAATATGCATTTCAGCAAGAATCAACTACAGCATTACCCACTCTTTTCGAGTTGGATCTTTTTGGTGCACAGATGGACAAATCAACTACAGCTTTTGTTAAGTTCCAGAATGCATATGCTTTGAAGCTTTCTAAGAACAGAATATATAGGCAAACACTGTAAAACTAATAGTGACTAAGAGTAAAGTCAAAAGAACTGCAACAGCATGCAAAGCATGCCAAAGTCCACTAAAGTGGCCCCTCTTTGTACCTTTTTTTCCTAAGAAATACAAGAAATACATTTTTCTTGGGAATAAATATAGGTCTTTTCCACATGCCTTATGGAccattagaaagaaaaaaaaaacagacatAACCCGCATGACTTATACCACATATATGATGCATGTGATGTGACTCAAATAAAAGAACATGCAACCACGTAGCTTGATGCACTAGCTCAAGAGGAAGAGCACACAATGACCAAGTGTGATGACATCATGTGCAACATGTTGTTTCAAAACTATAGGTTTGGTCTAATAGGTAGTCATTGTTTTATGTTTGGGCATGCTCATTATAATTTCGATTTATCTATATTGATAAGTTCAATGTCAATCTGTTATCCATCTCTAGAAACAGCATCAAGCTTCGAAGCTACCATACTGTTTCAGGAGAGAGATAATTGTAAGATATTTATATTACTTTCCTGATACACTTAGCATGTCACTATAAATGTTTCATTGCTCATTTCTTTT is a genomic window of Phoenix dactylifera cultivar Barhee BC4 chromosome 4, palm_55x_up_171113_PBpolish2nd_filt_p, whole genome shotgun sequence containing:
- the LOC103713960 gene encoding mannose-6-phosphate isomerase 1-like — encoded protein: MLGPGRLGDEWVARPASRISVAEIEPNKPYAEFWMGNHESGPPFVVLHEPEGPNLDLVALKSCIAENPSMLGEKVVERWGNDLPFLFKVLSVAKALSTQAHPDKELATMLHKTRPNPIRIVTISPRWRLLLQNSRPFVGLSALSSCTEN
- the LOC103713961 gene encoding V-type proton ATPase subunit G, producing the protein MDSSRRQGGIQQLLAAEQEAQHIVNAARNAKMARLKQAKEEAEKEIAEYRAQMEAEFQRKVAESSGDSGANVKRLEQETDMKIQHLKSQAASISNDVVYMLLKHATTVKN